ACTACGGCAGATATTGAAACCATCAGCCAGATCACAGAAGGCCGGGCCTGGTACCAGCTGTACCATCCCGCCGAAAATGAAGTGCGCGATGATATTTTAAAACGGCTCGAAGCCGCTCAATACCCCGTATTGGTGTTGCTGAGCGATGTACCTTCTTTCGGGTTCAGACCAAGAGACATCCGCAACGGGTTGGCCATGCCGCCCAGAATGACTCTGAGAAATATTCTTCAGATCATGACGCGGCCAGAGTGGGCATTAAAAACCCTGAAGTACGGTACGCCTAATTTTGCCACCCTGAAGCCCTACATGCCAAAAGGGTTAAATATGAAACAGCTGGGCCTTTTCATGAACCGCACTTTTGCAGGCAGGTTGAATGCAGATAAAATAGCACCCATTCGTGATAAATGGAAGGGGAAAATTGTAGTTAAAGGCATTGCAACCGAAGCCGATACCGAAATGTGCATCAAACTGGGCGTGGACGGCATTATCGTTTCCAACCACGGCGGCAGGCAGTTGGATGCCGGTCAGTCGGCCATAAAATCGATGAACCCGATCATTGATAACTATAAAGGTAAAATAAAGATCATGATGGACAGTGGCCTGCGTTCAGGTCCGGATGTGGCGAGGGTAATGGCCAGTGGCGCCGATTTTACCTTTATGGGCCGTTCGTTCATGTACAGCGTAGCTGCACTGGGCGATGCAGGCGGCGATCATGTGATCGCTATGCTGAAAACACAATTGATGCAGGTGATGGACCAGGTTTGTTGTGAGCAGATCTTTGACCTGCCAAAGCATATTATAAAATAAGATCTTTCAGAAAATAATGATACCTGGTCCTTTCAACAAGGGCCAGGTATTTTTATTTCATTCATTCTCCAAAACCGGACAGCCAACTGTTCATTTCCGTAGACTTTCCCCACTCCTGGGATATTATTTCATGAGCAAGTGGCTGCAAAGCTACAGTTACCGTACTTCCTTATCCTGGTGGATCTTTGCTGCAACAGGTTCCGGCGCCTTGCTGATCACCTTGTTGACCGTAAGCTATCAGGCAATCAAAGCCGCATTGGCAAATCCCGTAAAGAGTTTGAGAACTGAATAAAAGCTGTATATTGGTTTAATGGTATCGCGTGGTGTAGCGCCTGTTAAACAAATTTATAATATATGGAAGAGGCTATATTCCAGGTTCAAAAAAATAAACCGAGTAAATAAAAAAGCCAATTCATGGTCGTAAAAACTACATACAATTATAACGCGAGCGCTGCAGAACTCTGGCCGTTGCTTTTCAACTCCAAAATGGATGACAAACAACCCTGTTATTTGCTTTGCGGACTGCCCAAACCACTGGAGTGCAGGCTGCCCGATAGTCAGGGCGGGGTAGGAAGTACCCGGGAATGTGTGTCTGATAAAGGCACGATCCAGCAGCGCATTACGGAGTGGGTACCTGGCCATAAACTGTCGTTCCAATTGGAGAAAACCAACTTATACTTTGGCCCTTGTGTGGAATCAATTTTAGAACAGTTCGAGCTTACGGATAACAACCAGGTTGGTTGCCAGATTACCCGCACCACTACCTTCAGGGCAAAAGGTCCTATGGCTCCTGTGGTGTCCATCCCCATGTTTATTGGCCTGAAAGCCATCCACCGGTATGTTTTTAGTAATTGGAAACGGCTTTCTTCAAATACTTCCCTTCATCATTAGGCTGGCCTGAACCTTACCATCCGGTCAACAGGAAAAATCAGGAATTAAAATGTCTGGAAACGTTAGCTCCAAACGTCATGGTTATGCACGTGAAGCATTCACATGTAATTCCTCAACATTTTAAAAAAGCAATTATGAATGAGTTGAAAAACAAAGTAGTCGTGATCTATGGAGCGGGCGGCGAAATCGGCGGTGCTGTCGCACGTGCTTTTGCACGGGAAGGGGCCCGGCTTTTTCTTACCGGGCGCCGCCTGGCGCCTGTAGAAGCAGTTGCCAGGGATATCGTGTCTGCTGGCGGCGAGGCCGAAGCCGCGCAGGTCGATGCTCTTGATGAGCAAGCTATCGATAAGCATTTGCAGTTTGTAGTAGCAAAGGCGGGCTGTATCGATATTTCGTTCAATGCTATAGGAAACTCGCCAACCAGCTACCTGGGGGCATCGCTGGTTGAGATGGACCTTAAACAGTTCATCATGCCGATCACGAGCTATATCATATCCTACTTTCTAACGGCGCGTTTAGCGGCAAGACGCATGCTCCTGAACAAATCCGGGGTGATCATGACCGTTTCCGCGCCTCCCGCAAGAATAGGCACCCCAAACGGAGGGTATGGTCCGTCACAGGCTGCCAAGGAGGCGCTTACCCGTTACCTGTCTAAAGAGCTCGCGCCACAGGGCATCCGCGTGGTTTGTCTGCAGCCGCATGGCATGCCGGAGACAGAAACTATAAAGGAGATATTTGAAAGCAGGGCCGCTACAGCGGGCGTAACCTGGGAACAGTTCACTGCATATCTTGCAGGCATGAACCATCCCAAACGTTTCATGACACTTGCGGAGATGGCGAATGTAGCGGTCTTTGTGGCTTCCGATAAGGCAAGTGTACTGATGGGAACAACCGTCAACATGACCATGGGGGCCCTGGATGACTAAACAACAAACATAAGCGATATCCGCTGGTGCTTTTTTTAAGCAGAAGATGCGGGCTCACCAAAATGAGAAAGCGAACTAGTCACTCTATTATTTCGCCTGTTCAAAAAACACCCATGTTTCTCCAGGCCTGGTACCACTAACACCTTCCTGGTATTGGGCCAT
The Niastella koreensis GR20-10 genome window above contains:
- a CDS encoding alpha-hydroxy acid oxidase codes for the protein MSKQAPAVKYNTSYPSIDDLREKARRKIPKFAFEYLDGGCNEDVNLHKNTAEIREVELAPYYLSKHKGSSLQTELFGHVYDAPFGIAPVGLQGLIWPNSPQILAKAASAHNIPFILSTVTTADIETISQITEGRAWYQLYHPAENEVRDDILKRLEAAQYPVLVLLSDVPSFGFRPRDIRNGLAMPPRMTLRNILQIMTRPEWALKTLKYGTPNFATLKPYMPKGLNMKQLGLFMNRTFAGRLNADKIAPIRDKWKGKIVVKGIATEADTEMCIKLGVDGIIVSNHGGRQLDAGQSAIKSMNPIIDNYKGKIKIMMDSGLRSGPDVARVMASGADFTFMGRSFMYSVAALGDAGGDHVIAMLKTQLMQVMDQVCCEQIFDLPKHIIK
- a CDS encoding SDR family NAD(P)-dependent oxidoreductase, with the translated sequence METAFFKYFPSSLGWPEPYHPVNRKNQELKCLETLAPNVMVMHVKHSHVIPQHFKKAIMNELKNKVVVIYGAGGEIGGAVARAFAREGARLFLTGRRLAPVEAVARDIVSAGGEAEAAQVDALDEQAIDKHLQFVVAKAGCIDISFNAIGNSPTSYLGASLVEMDLKQFIMPITSYIISYFLTARLAARRMLLNKSGVIMTVSAPPARIGTPNGGYGPSQAAKEALTRYLSKELAPQGIRVVCLQPHGMPETETIKEIFESRAATAGVTWEQFTAYLAGMNHPKRFMTLAEMANVAVFVASDKASVLMGTTVNMTMGALDD
- a CDS encoding ABC transporter permease; the protein is MIPGPFNKGQVFLFHSFSKTGQPTVHFRRLSPLLGYYFMSKWLQSYSYRTSLSWWIFAATGSGALLITLLTVSYQAIKAALANPVKSLRTE